Genomic DNA from Bacteroides zhangwenhongii:
GCCATCTCCATGTTACACAAATACTATGAGATAGAACGTTGGGTGAAGACGTTGAAGGAAGAGCGTGATTATTTGGAAGCGGAATTTGAGAAACTTCCTTGTACCATTCAACTCTTTCCGTCCGATGCCAATTTCTTTTTGGTTAAGGTGACGGATGCTGTGAAAATCTATAATTATCTGGTAGGTGAAGGTATCATTGTGCGCAACCGTCACACCGTTTCACTGTGCTGCAACTGTTTGCGTGTTACCGTTGGTACCCGTGTGGAAAACGACACTCTGTTAGCTGCTCTTAAAAAATACCAGGAATAAATTATGAAGAAGAAAGTATTATTTATAGACAGAGACGGAACGTTGGTTATCGAACCGCCCATCGACTATCAGCTCGACTCATTGGAGAAGTTGGAGTTCTATCCGAAAGTATTCCGCAACTTAGGCTTTATTCGTAGTAAACTCGATTTTGAATTTGTAATGGTCACCAATCAGGATGGACTGGGTACTTCTTCTTTTCCGGAGGAAACCTTTTGGCCTGCTCACAATCTGATGTTAAAAACGTTGGAGGGCGAGGGAATTACTTTTGACGAGATTCTGATTGACCGAAGTTTTCCAGAAGATAATGCTCCTACCCGTAAACCGCGTACCGGTATGTTGACCAAATATCTGGATAGCCCGGAATATGATCTTGCCGGGAGCTTTGTTATCGGTGATCGTCCTACGGATGTGGAACTTGCCCGAAATTTAGGGTGTCGTGCCATCTACTTGCAGGATTCTATAGAAAGCCTCAAAGAAAAAGGGTTGGAAGAAGTCTGTACCCTTGCAACTACGGATTGGGATCGGATAGCCGAGTACTTGTTTGCCGGTGAGCGGAAAGCGGAAGTACAGCGTACCACCAAAGAGACAGATATCTATGTAGCTTTGAATCTTGATGGAAATGGAATGTGTGATATCTCTACCGGTCTTGGCTTTTTCGATCATATGCTAGAACAGATTGGAAAACATTCCGGCATGGATTTGACAATTCGTGTGAAAGGAGATCTGGAAGTGGATGAACATCATACAATCGAAGATGCCGCCATTGCATTGGGTGAATGTATCTATCAAGCTTTGGGTAATAAGAGGGGTATTGAGCGTTATGGGTATGCTCTGCCGATGGATGACTGCCTCTGTCAGGTTTGCCTCGATTTCGGCGGACGTCCTTGGCTAGTATGGGATGCGGAGTTCAAACGTGAGAAGATAGGGGAGATGCCGACAGAAATGTTCCTGCATTTCTTTAAGTCATTGAGTGACGCTGCAAAGATGAATTTGAATATAAAAGCAGAGGGACAGAATGAACACCATAAGATAGAAGGTATCTTTAAAGCGCTTGCCCGTGCTTTAAAGATGGCTTTGAAGCGTGATATCTATCATTTTGAACTTCCATCCAGTAAAGGAATGCTCTGATGAGAACAGAATGAGAATGTGTCAAAACGCAGATTAATGCAAATAATCTGCGTTTTATTATTCATTATGACACCCTCATAATATAGTATTTATAAACTTTCAATTTCCTTAAGCCACATGGCTGAACTTGCGTCACTAGGCATTCTCCAGTCTCCTCGCGGACTGATAGAAATACTTCCTACTTTAGGACCGTCGGGCAAACAGGAGCGTTTGAATTGCTGATTAAAGAAACGGCGGAAGAAAGTCGAAAGCCATTTCTTGATGGTTTCTTCATCATAAACACCTTTGAATGCACTATTTGCCAGATAGAATATTTTGGAAGGTCGGAAGCCGAAACGCAAGAAATAATAAAGGAAGAAATCGTGCAACTCGTATGGACCTACCAGATCTTCTGTCTTTTGTTTTATTTCCCCGTTTTCATCTGCCGGAATCAGTTCCGGACTGATAGGAGTATCTACGATATCGAGTAAAGTTGCTTTTGAATTTTCATCCACACCATTTTCAGCTACCCATTGTACCAGATATTTTACAAGAGTTTTAGGAACACTGGCATTTACACCGTACATAGACATATGGTCGCCATTGTAAGTCGCCCATCCCAATGCAAGTTCCGATAAATCTCCAGTTCCGATGACCATCCCCCAAGTCTGATTGGCAACATCCATCAATATTTGGGTACGTTCACGTGCCTGAGAGTTCTCGTAGGTGACATCATGTATATTTATATCATGATCTATATCCTTAAAATGCTGGATGCAAGCTTCCTTGATACTGATCTCACGTATCGATATTCCCAATGATTTCATCAGGTCAAGGGCGTTGTTGTAAGTACGGTCGGTTGTTCCGAAGCCTGGCATGGTGATACCGAGAATATTTTTTCGAGGTAGTCCCAACTTATCAAAAGTCTTCACGCAAACAAGTAATGCCAGCGTTGAATCCAATCCGCCGGAAATGCCGACTATGGCAGTCTTGGCTCCGGTATGAGCCAGCCTTTGAGCCAGCCCGGCTATTTGGATAGAGAAGACCTCTTCACAGTGTTCGTTTAATTCAGCTCCCTGAGGCACAAAAGGATGAGGATTGAACTTCCGGGTTAGCACAAGCTCTTTACTGTTAACAAATTCTGTTGAGATAGTAACTGCTTTTTTATCTGCCAGATTTGCCTGGTTGGCGGCAAAAGTCGTATTTACCCTACGTTCGGCGCGGATACGCTCTACATCTATTTCACTGATAATTAATTGCTCTTCCATGCTAAAACGCTCACTGCGTGCAAGAAGTGTTCCGTTTTCATAGATCAACCCGTTGCCTGCAAATACTACATCTGTGGTCGACTCTCCGAAACCACACGACGAGAATACATATCCGGCAATACAACGTGCGGACTGTTGGCTGATAAGTGAACAGAGATAATTATGTTTCCCGATTCCTTCATTGTCAGCGGACATATTGAAAATGATCTCCGCCCCTTGCAATGCGAGGGAAGAACTAGGCGGAATAGTAGCCCAGAGATCTTCGCAAATTTCGATACCAAACGTTGTATCCGAAGTCTCGAAAAGAAGATTTGCTCCGATTGGAACAATCTGTCCGCATAGACGTACAACATCTGTTTTTAATTGAAGTGAGGAAGTAAACCAGCGTTGTTCGTAGAACTCTTTATAATTGGGCAGGTAGGTTTTAGCGGTAACACCTATTATCTTTCCCTTTTGAATAGTCACGGCTGCATTGACTATCATTGAATTGACGATAACGGGCATACCGACAATGGATATGATATCTAACTGGCGGGTATTATTTAATATTTGCATTAACCCCATTTCAGCTTCTTCAAGTAATAGCTGTTGTCCGAACAGGTCACCGCAAGTATATCCTGTGACGCTCATTTCAGGGAATACAATGATCTGTACTCCTTTTCCTTCGGCTACAGCAATCAGACTTTCTATCTTCTCTACATTGAATTTGCAGTCAGCCACTTTGACGTGTGGCACGGCTGCTGCTACTTTCACGAATCCGTAGTTCATCTTATACCTTATTTATATATAGTGGGTGCAAAAATAGGAAATAGTTTTGAATATTTATCGTTTCTATTGTGAATCCTCAAAAAGAGATATTTTAAGTGGTTTAGGATACTGTTGCTTGAACAATTAAATGATATATCAAAAAGATAGTTTATTTGTGCGTTTTTATAGACTGCGTCCAGCGAATTTAACTCTGTGGTCGATTTCTAATAATATAAACTGTCAAAAAGATATTGGTGGAAATTTGGTGCAAAATATGCGACATTTTGTTTCTTTTATTTAACTATAATATTTATATTTGTAGCCAAATTAAAGCAATTTATATGCTGATAACACTAAAGAACGAGCAATATTACTTGTTAGAGAATATAATTTAAGAGAAGATGGACATATATTTTATTTCTACAATTATAACACGAAGAAAGTACATCAATATTTGGCGTAATATCAAGAACCAGCCGAGCTAAACTTATCCTTTTCTATTAATTATCAAGAACTATTGAGTTCGGATAGTATGTGTCACTTTTCATGTATGAGAAATGGTGCAGGTGGTCTTGGTATGTATAAATCTATAATAATAAATCAAATTCATTAATTTTTAATTCAAGTATCAAAGATGAGAAAATCAATTCTCTTGCTTGTACTCTTTGCTCTGACGAATATCCCTCTCATGCTTCTGGCACAGGGAGGATATAAAGTCACAGGACAGGTAGTTTCGGCGGATGACAATGAACCGATGATTGGCGTGTCCATTCTGGAGAAAGGTACAACAAATGGTGTGATTACCGATATAGACGGTAAGTACACTCTTGAAATTAAGGGCACGGCGAAGGCTACTTTGCTGTTCTCTTATGTCGGTATGCAATCCCAGCAGCATGAAGTCAACCCGCGCACGGGGACGCTGAATGTACGGCTGGTTTCGGATTCCGAATTAATAGACGAAGTAGTGGTGGTGGCGTACGGAACCCGTAAAAAGGGAACCATTGCCGGAGCCGTGTCCACCGTAAAGGCGGAAAAGATGGAAAATGTACCGGCAGCCGGTTTCGACCAGTCGCTGCAGGGACAGACGCCCGGTCTGACAGTTATCTCCAATTCCGGAGAACCCAGCAAATCAGCGGTCTTCCAAATTCGAGGCACCAACTCTATCAATTCGGGCACGTCTCCGTTGTTTATTCTGGACGGTGTGCCTATTTCGAGTGCTGATTTTAATACAATCAGCCCGGGAGATATCGAATCCATATCTGTGTTGAAGGACGCTTCTTCTACCTCTATTTATGGAGCCCGCGCGGCAAACGGTGTGGTGGTAATCACTTCCAAACGCGGATTGTCGTTGGATAAGGCGAAAGTGTCGTTGCGTGCGCAGTGGGGATTCTCACAATTGGCGTCGGATGACAACTGGATGATGATGAATACGCCCGAACGTATTCAGTTTGAAAAAGAAATTGGTCTGGACTCCGGTCAGGATTACACGCTGCTTTCACGTACCGATATCAATTGGTTGGATGAGGTATTCAACGATCGCGCTCCGTTGCAGAGCTATGAATTGTCGGTTAACCGTGCTACCGACCGCCTCAACTACTACGTTTCCGGAGGTTTCTACGACCAGGACGGTATTGCGCAGAACTCTACTTTCCGTCGTTATAACCTGCGTGCCAATGCAGAAGTGAAAGCCAGCAACTGGTTGAAAATAGGAACCAACACGATGATGGCTTATGAAGAAGTAGCGCAGGCGGAAGAAGGAGAAATGGCGCTTTATACGCCGATCTCCGGTTCACGTTTCATGTTGCCTTACTGGAACCCTTATAATAAGGACGGATCTCTGGCTTCACAGAACGATGGAACTTGGACGGGAACCGGACAGAATCCGATTGAATGGATGAACAACAATCCGGTGAACCACAAGAAATATAAATTGCTCTCTACTGTGTTTGCTGAACTTACTCCGATCAAGAATATGACGGTGCGCGCACAGTTCGGTGCAGACTATGCACACTCTACGGCTTTCATGCAGTCTTTCCCGAGCTACATTATTAATAATAGTTCAGGTAGCGCCGGACGCAGTTCATCGGATATCCTTAACCTGACGGAAACCGTTACGGCAAATTACCGCTGGGCGTTGAACGACGACCATTCTTTCAATTTCCTGCTGGGGCAGGAAGGGGTGGATTATCGTTCTAACGGATTCCAAGTAGTGACGAGAGGGCAGAACAACGACCGCCTGACGAACGTCACTGCCGGTACGCGTGCCTCTTCATGGGTGGATACCACCAGTTCTTACGCTTACTTGTCGTTCTTCTTCCGTGGTGAATACAATTATAAAGATTTGTATTATGCCGAAGGTGCTGTACGTACCGATGCTTCTTCGCGTTTCGGTAAAGACCACCGTTGGGGTGCTTTCTGGTCGCTCGGCTTTATGTGGAACATCAAGAACGAGGCTTTCCTGAAAGACGTGGAATGGCTGACAAGCGCACAAATTAAATTGAGCACCGGTACATCGGGTAACTCGGAGATCAATTTTTACGAGCATCTCGCACTGGTTTCCGGCAACGCCAATTACTTCAACCAGGCAGGTCTTTACCCTGCACAGAGCGGAAACGAAGATTTGGGCTGGGAACAGACGTGGGCAAACAACGTCGGCGTAAGCTTCGGCATTTTCAACCGTGCGAATGTGAACATCGACTTCTATCATAAGAAAACCACCGATATCCTGATGAATGTGCCTACTTCGTATGCCATCACGGGTGAAGGCTGGCGTTGGGAGAACATCGGCGCCATGATGAACCGCGGTGTGGAAGTAGCGGTAGACGGAGATGTGATCCGTACGAAGGACTTCACTTGGAACTTGAGTGCTAACGTGTCTTACAACAAGAACAAGTTGCTCGAACTCTACAACGGCGTGCAGGAATATGTAAACTCCACCA
This window encodes:
- the hisB gene encoding bifunctional histidinol-phosphatase/imidazoleglycerol-phosphate dehydratase HisB encodes the protein MKKKVLFIDRDGTLVIEPPIDYQLDSLEKLEFYPKVFRNLGFIRSKLDFEFVMVTNQDGLGTSSFPEETFWPAHNLMLKTLEGEGITFDEILIDRSFPEDNAPTRKPRTGMLTKYLDSPEYDLAGSFVIGDRPTDVELARNLGCRAIYLQDSIESLKEKGLEEVCTLATTDWDRIAEYLFAGERKAEVQRTTKETDIYVALNLDGNGMCDISTGLGFFDHMLEQIGKHSGMDLTIRVKGDLEVDEHHTIEDAAIALGECIYQALGNKRGIERYGYALPMDDCLCQVCLDFGGRPWLVWDAEFKREKIGEMPTEMFLHFFKSLSDAAKMNLNIKAEGQNEHHKIEGIFKALARALKMALKRDIYHFELPSSKGML
- a CDS encoding NAD(+) synthase — its product is MNYGFVKVAAAVPHVKVADCKFNVEKIESLIAVAEGKGVQIIVFPEMSVTGYTCGDLFGQQLLLEEAEMGLMQILNNTRQLDIISIVGMPVIVNSMIVNAAVTIQKGKIIGVTAKTYLPNYKEFYEQRWFTSSLQLKTDVVRLCGQIVPIGANLLFETSDTTFGIEICEDLWATIPPSSSLALQGAEIIFNMSADNEGIGKHNYLCSLISQQSARCIAGYVFSSCGFGESTTDVVFAGNGLIYENGTLLARSERFSMEEQLIISEIDVERIRAERRVNTTFAANQANLADKKAVTISTEFVNSKELVLTRKFNPHPFVPQGAELNEHCEEVFSIQIAGLAQRLAHTGAKTAIVGISGGLDSTLALLVCVKTFDKLGLPRKNILGITMPGFGTTDRTYNNALDLMKSLGISIREISIKEACIQHFKDIDHDINIHDVTYENSQARERTQILMDVANQTWGMVIGTGDLSELALGWATYNGDHMSMYGVNASVPKTLVKYLVQWVAENGVDENSKATLLDIVDTPISPELIPADENGEIKQKTEDLVGPYELHDFFLYYFLRFGFRPSKIFYLANSAFKGVYDEETIKKWLSTFFRRFFNQQFKRSCLPDGPKVGSISISPRGDWRMPSDASSAMWLKEIESL
- a CDS encoding SusC/RagA family TonB-linked outer membrane protein, producing the protein MRKSILLLVLFALTNIPLMLLAQGGYKVTGQVVSADDNEPMIGVSILEKGTTNGVITDIDGKYTLEIKGTAKATLLFSYVGMQSQQHEVNPRTGTLNVRLVSDSELIDEVVVVAYGTRKKGTIAGAVSTVKAEKMENVPAAGFDQSLQGQTPGLTVISNSGEPSKSAVFQIRGTNSINSGTSPLFILDGVPISSADFNTISPGDIESISVLKDASSTSIYGARAANGVVVITSKRGLSLDKAKVSLRAQWGFSQLASDDNWMMMNTPERIQFEKEIGLDSGQDYTLLSRTDINWLDEVFNDRAPLQSYELSVNRATDRLNYYVSGGFYDQDGIAQNSTFRRYNLRANAEVKASNWLKIGTNTMMAYEEVAQAEEGEMALYTPISGSRFMLPYWNPYNKDGSLASQNDGTWTGTGQNPIEWMNNNPVNHKKYKLLSTVFAELTPIKNMTVRAQFGADYAHSTAFMQSFPSYIINNSSGSAGRSSSDILNLTETVTANYRWALNDDHSFNFLLGQEGVDYRSNGFQVVTRGQNNDRLTNVTAGTRASSWVDTTSSYAYLSFFFRGEYNYKDLYYAEGAVRTDASSRFGKDHRWGAFWSLGFMWNIKNEAFLKDVEWLTSAQIKLSTGTSGNSEINFYEHLALVSGNANYFNQAGLYPAQSGNEDLGWEQTWANNVGVSFGIFNRANVNIDFYHKKTTDILMNVPTSYAITGEGWRWENIGAMMNRGVEVAVDGDVIRTKDFTWNLSANVSYNKNKLLELYNGVQEYVNSTTGLKYVVGHPVHEFFMNRYAGVNPANGDALWYTADGELTTEFREEDKVMTGKTFDSPWAGGFGTTITWKGLSLSAQFSWMADRYVMNNDRFFEESNGLYSSYNQSKRLLYDRWKKPGDITDIPRYNVVAQLDDRFLENASFLRLKNLTLAYSLPQLWLKKTNFFSAARVYLQGQNLLTWTGFTGLDPEVSSNIYRAQYPASRQFTLGVEVSF